From Triticum urartu cultivar G1812 chromosome 2, Tu2.1, whole genome shotgun sequence, a single genomic window includes:
- the LOC125540508 gene encoding uncharacterized protein LOC125540508 translates to MARVELQVEPWQELVVQVMVLLSFTMQLVLLVLVEFRRRMDSGVLRAVIWSAYMMADSTATYTLGHLSLTSRSADHQLMAFWAPFLLLHLGGQDNITAYAIEDNRLWVRHLQALAVQIAAAAYVLYESTVVGTQALLRNAAVLVFVLGVVKYGERVWALKRADISSSGSKYRFYKNLTDTQIGPPTDQRDDTEDLLRIARLLLDVPKEMFQGPLPVVVVPTHLYDDAHAKPISADEMYKVVEMQLSLMHDVVYSKAVVIHTWYGICIRIISPVFVAIAFKLFHKSGAGDHHYSGADIVITYILLIGAVMLELVSVLRAMFSRWPSLVLWKLAYNDVGKERRMWGLLSRAIASIRRFVLPLRYKSRWWWSDSMGQHNIFELCVRSRASQGSRIAGRMGVEDWWNTMVYSWSIPVSKTIKELVVQLVLESRQSYMLSYHRPYSYTTLEPDHIINSRGRAALERWKLYEKLGKFLHKEFDESILVWHIATNIYLCWHKDQGEAVADDMCHLAEVMSNYMLFLLAARPYMLPGSVSRTRYVDTCYSLTLASLKYTSAYELASLLKGSYTDNDALRNARNLARELVSPESGPPARLQMIVEVWMEMLCYAGYRCSGYSHAKQLSNGGELLTVAALVVEYRRRGILDPYRSKPLSFYGSEFFLGVP, encoded by the coding sequence ATGGCGAGAGTGGAGCTGCAAGTGGAGCCATGGCAAGAACTCGTGGTCCAGGTGATGGTGCTGCTGAGCTTCACGATGCAGCTAGTGCTTCTCGTGCTGGTGGAGTTCCGCCGTCGCATGGACTCCGGTGTGCTGAGGGCCGTGATATGGTCGGCCTACATGATGGCCGACTCGACCGCGACTTACACCCTGGGACACCTCTCCTTGACGAGCAGGTCAGCCGACCACCAGCTCATGGCGTTTTGGGCGCCCTTCCTGCTGCTGCACCTTGGTGGGCAGGACAACATCACCGCCTACGCCATCGAGGACAATCGGCTGTGGGTGCGGCATCTGCAGGCTCTCGCCGTGCAGATCGCTGCCGCTGCCTACGTCCTATACGAGTCCACTGTGGTCGGCACCCAGGCCCTGCTCCGGAATGCTGCTGTCCTCGTGTTCGTGCTGGGCGTTGTCAAGTATGGGGAGAGGGTGTGGGCGCTCAAGCGTGCTGACATTAGCTCGTCGGGCAGCAAATACCGGTTCTACAAGAACCTGACCGATACTCAGATTGGACCTCCTACAGACCAGCGAGACGACACGGAGGACCTGCTGCGGATAGCCCGCCTTCTTTTGGATGTTCCAAAGGAAATGTTTCAGGGGCCGTTGCCCGTCGTAGTGGTACCGACACACCTATACGATGATGCCCACGCCAAGCCCATCTCCGCGGATGAGATGTACAAGGTGGTGGAGATGCAGCTCAGCCTGATGCATGATGTCGTGTACAGCAAGGCCGTGGTGATCCACACATGGTATGGCATCTGTATCCGCATCATTTCTCCTGTGTTCGTTGCCATCGCGTTCAAGTTATTCCACAAGTCGGGTGCCGGTGACCACCACTATAGCGGAGCAGACATTGTCATCACTTATATCCTGCTAATTGGGGCGGTTATGCTGGAGTTGGTTTCGGTGCTAAGGGCCATgttctccagatggccaagccTTGTACTATGGAAACTTGCCTACAATGACGTCGGAAAGGAAAGGCGCATGTGGGGTTTGCTTTCCCGTGCAATTGCGTCTATCCGCCGGTTCGTCCTTCCATTGAGGTACAAGTCGAGATGGTGGTGGTCGGACTCTATGGGGCAGCACAACATTTTCGAATTATGCGTTCGCAGCAGAGCTAGCCAAGGAAGCAGGATCGCGGGCAGGATGGGGGTCGAGGACTGGTGGAACACGATGGTCTACTCATGGTCCATCCCCGTCTCCAAAACTATTAAGGAACTAGTGGTGCAACTAGTGCTCGAGAGTAGGCAGAGCTATATGCTAAGCTACCACAGGCCGTACTCCTATACCACGCTGGAGCCAGATCACATAATTAACTCACGGGGCCGGGCGGCCTTAGAGAGGTGGAAGTTGTATGAGAAACTGGGAAAATTCCTGCATAAGGAGTTTGATGAGAGCATCCTTGTGTGGCATATCGCCACCAATATCTACCTCTGTTGGCACAAAGATCAGGGGGAAGCTGTTGCAGATGATATGTGTCATCTTGCGGAGGTGATGTCCAATTACATGCTTTTCCTCCTTGCAGCACGCCCCTACATGTTGCCGGGCTCTGTCAGCCGCACTAGGTATGTTGATACCTGCTATTCCCTCACCCTCGCCAGTCTCAAATACACCTCAGCATATGAGTTGGCCAGCTTGCTAAAGGGGTCCTATACCGACAACGATGCATTGCGTAATGCACGCAACCTTGCTCGGGAGTTGGTCTCTCCAGAATCTGGCCCACCTGCTCGGCTGCAGATGATTGTCGAGGTGTGGATGGAGATGTTGTGTTACGCGGGGTACAGATGTAGCGGGTATTCTCATGCCAAGCAGCTGAGCAACGGCGGCGAGCTCCTCACCGTGGCTGCCCTTGTGGTGGAGTACCGGAGAAGAGGCATCCTCGACCCTTATAGGAGCAAACCGCTGTCCTTCTACGGCTCTGAATTTTTTTTAGGTGTCCCTTGA